Below is a window of Gammaproteobacteria bacterium DNA.
AATGTGGCCGCCGGTAAGCAGCGCGATCATGAGTCGATCGAGCAGACGAGCCTGGCCGACCACGACCTGTTCTAGGTGCTGCCTCAAGGTCAGGAATTCGGGTTGGGTTTTCATGCGGAACCGGTGTGGATTTAGAACGGCAAATTATAGGCAAGACGATACGGGATACGTTTTTATTCTCGAATAAGGGCAATCAGTCGACACCATTGCCCCTGAACGCTGAATAAACTTCAACGACCTGCGATCAGCAGGAGAAAAGCGTATTCGGCAGGACACCCTGCTCCCATCTCAGGCCGGCACAGGTTCTGCCCCGCTTCCAAGGCCACGCAGCGCGGCGTAGCGTCCACCGGCGGCGATCAGCTCGGCATGGGTGCCGGACTCGACGATGCGCCCCGCCTCCATTACCAGGATACGGTCGAAGGCCTCCAGGCCGATCAGCCGGTGGGTGATCATCAGCACGCTGCGTCCGGCCATCAACGGCTGCAGCGCGTCCAGCACCTCGCGCTCGGTCCGGGCGTCCAGTCCTTCGGTCGGTTCGTCCAGCACCAGCAGCGGCGCGTTCTTGAGCAGGGCCCGGGCGATGGCCACGCGCCGCGCCTGTCCGCCCGACAACCGCAGCCCCGCCTCGCCCACGTAGGTGTCATAACCCTGTGGTTGATCGGCGATGAAGTCGTGGATGCGCGCCGCGCGGCAGGCCGCTTCCAATGCCGCCTGATCGGCATCCGGGTTGGCGAGCATCAGGTTCTCGCGGATGGTGGTGTTGAACAGATGCGTTCCCTGCGAGACCACCGCGATGCGGCTGCGCAGCATCTCGGGATCGAAATCGCGCAGTTCCTGCCCGCCGAGCAGGACGTGGCCTTGCTGATATTCCCAGAAACGCAGCAGCAGGTTGGACAGGCTGGACTTGCCTGCGCCCGTGGGGCCGACCACGGCAATGCGCGATCCCTCTGGAAGCTGGAACGAGACATCCGCGAGCGCCGGCGCCGCATCCTCCGCGTAGCGCAGGCCCACGTTCTGGAATTCGAGATCGAAGCGTTCCGGCAGCGGCAGGGGGTGCACGGGCGGGCGCACGGCCGGTTCGGCGTCCACCAGTTCGAACAGTCGGCGCGCCGCCGCCAGGGTCTGGCCCATGAGCTGAAAGGCCTGCGGCAGCGGCATCACGGCCTCGAAACTGGCCTGCACCAGCAGCACCAGCATGGCCAGATCCGGCGGTGCCAGGCTGCCGGCGCCGACCAGCGGAATGGCCAGCAGGGCGGCGAGCCACAGGGCCAGGTTGGCGCTGAGCCCCACCCCGCCCACGGCCAGCCCCTGCAGCCGCCCCATGCGCAGCTGATCGCGCGCCAGGTCCCGGCTGAGG
It encodes the following:
- the cydC gene encoding thiol reductant ABC exporter subunit CydC, which gives rise to MKTLWRLLILFRPYWRWMLLGGLLSLVTILSSIGLMAVSGWFIAAMALAGLAGVSMDYFTPAAMIRGFAIARTLGRYLERLVTHEATFRLLASLRAWFYDHLEPLAPARLQAFRSGDLLSRIRADIDTLDNFYLRILAPSVVALVVVAVVVAVLTIWSPHVALSTLILLIVAGVVLPALMHLLGRRPGERIVETEAELRTTAVDGVQGLSELLVYGAAPRQAERMGSLSRDLARDQLRMGRLQGLAVGGVGLSANLALWLAALLAIPLVGAGSLAPPDLAMLVLLVQASFEAVMPLPQAFQLMGQTLAAARRLFELVDAEPAVRPPVHPLPLPERFDLEFQNVGLRYAEDAAPALADVSFQLPEGSRIAVVGPTGAGKSSLSNLLLRFWEYQQGHVLLGGQELRDFDPEMLRSRIAVVSQGTHLFNTTIRENLMLANPDADQAALEAACRAARIHDFIADQPQGYDTYVGEAGLRLSGGQARRVAIARALLKNAPLLVLDEPTEGLDARTEREVLDALQPLMAGRSVLMITHRLIGLEAFDRILVMEAGRIVESGTHAELIAAGGRYAALRGLGSGAEPVPA